From the genome of Rhodobacteraceae bacterium Araon29, one region includes:
- a CDS encoding inositol monophosphatase → MQGSANLNVMIKAARKAGRSLIKDFQEVENLQVSAKSAGDFVSRADIAAEKIIKEELTEARPTYGWLGEESDPVAGQDPTRRWIVDPLDGTTNFLHGLPHWAVSIALEHKGQIIAGVVFDACKDELFITEKGKGAWMNDRRIRVSDRHRMTESVYATGLPFAGRSDLPATLRDLAQLLPACAGVRRWGAASLDLAYVAAGRYDGFWERGLKLWDIAGGLIIAREAGALIEGIAKGTKPEDSGNVICATEVQFEQFSKLIRSS, encoded by the coding sequence ATGCAAGGCAGCGCAAACCTTAATGTAATGATCAAGGCCGCACGTAAAGCCGGCCGTTCGTTGATCAAAGATTTTCAAGAGGTGGAAAATCTTCAGGTCTCTGCCAAGAGTGCTGGAGATTTTGTATCACGAGCAGATATAGCAGCAGAAAAGATCATCAAAGAAGAGCTCACGGAAGCCCGGCCAACCTATGGCTGGCTAGGTGAGGAAAGCGACCCTGTTGCTGGACAAGATCCAACCCGGCGGTGGATTGTTGACCCACTGGATGGCACTACAAATTTTCTGCACGGATTGCCTCATTGGGCAGTTTCGATCGCTCTGGAACACAAAGGCCAAATTATCGCTGGAGTTGTTTTTGACGCGTGCAAAGACGAGCTCTTTATTACCGAAAAAGGAAAAGGCGCTTGGATGAACGACAGACGGATTAGGGTTTCCGATCGTCACCGAATGACCGAGAGCGTTTATGCTACCGGGCTTCCCTTTGCCGGCCGATCTGATTTACCAGCAACCTTGAGAGATCTTGCGCAGCTTCTACCGGCCTGTGCTGGTGTACGTCGCTGGGGGGCCGCTTCCCTAGATCTAGCCTATGTTGCTGCTGGTCGCTATGATGGATTTTGGGAGCGCGGGCTAAAACTTTGGGATATTGCAGGCGGACTTATTATTGCACGCGAAGCAGGTGCTCTGATCGAGGGCATAGCAAAAGGCACAAAGCCAGAGGATAGCGGCAATGTCATTTGCGCCACTGAAGTTCAATTTGAACAGTTCTCTAAGCTCATTCGCTCATCGTGA
- a CDS encoding rhomboid family intramembrane serine protease, translating to MFPFRDHNPSGKTPFVTYALIVLNCLIFFGYWGDLSNYRVMSEIYSNWALIPARLGDGEGYETLLSSAFLHGGIWHLGGNMLFLHIYGDNLEDEMGHVKFLGFYLLCAVAAGLVQVMSAPYSDIPIVGASGAVAGVMGGYLLLYPKAKVDVLFIFIVFFRIFSLPAWIILSIWFALQFFNGVSTPSDIGGVAYWAHIGGFIAGITLCLPLLKRLGGSSFWSRNLGLPPHPEAHYRIQTSDIPKIRRKRK from the coding sequence ATGTTTCCATTTCGCGACCATAATCCGTCCGGCAAAACGCCCTTTGTAACTTATGCACTGATCGTCCTAAATTGCCTTATTTTCTTTGGCTATTGGGGGGATTTAAGTAATTACCGCGTTATGTCCGAAATTTATTCAAACTGGGCCCTAATCCCTGCCCGGCTTGGTGATGGAGAGGGATACGAAACCCTGCTCAGTTCCGCTTTTTTGCATGGTGGCATTTGGCATCTAGGTGGCAACATGCTATTCTTGCACATTTACGGTGACAATCTCGAAGACGAAATGGGGCATGTTAAGTTTTTGGGCTTTTACCTGCTGTGTGCTGTTGCCGCCGGCCTTGTTCAGGTGATGTCAGCCCCCTACTCAGATATTCCCATAGTAGGTGCTTCTGGGGCGGTTGCAGGTGTCATGGGGGGATATTTACTTCTATACCCAAAGGCAAAAGTAGACGTGCTTTTCATTTTCATAGTATTTTTTAGAATATTTTCTCTGCCTGCTTGGATCATCCTTAGCATTTGGTTTGCTTTGCAATTCTTCAACGGAGTTTCTACCCCGTCGGACATAGGGGGCGTCGCTTACTGGGCCCATATAGGTGGCTTCATAGCGGGTATCACATTATGCCTTCCACTGCTGAAAAGATTGGGCGGCTCCAGTTTTTGGTCAAGAAATCTTGGACTTCCTCCGCATCCAGAAGCCCACTATCGTATTCAAACTTCAGATATTCCCAAAATTCGTAGGAAACGAAAATGA